GTCCGCCGCGGGATGAAGATATCGGTCGTAATACCGGCGTTGAACGAGGCGGAGAACGTAAGGGAGGCCATAGCGTCCGCAAGGGCGGAGGGGGGGGAGGGGGGAGGGGGGGAAGTCGAGGTAATAGTCGTTGACGGAGGGAGTTCGGACGAGACCTCGGCCCTGGCCGAGGCCGCGGGCGTCAGGGTGGTAAGAAGCTCCGCCGGAAGAGGGGTTCAGATGGACGCCGGGGCAGAGGCGGCCTCCGGAGATCTGCTACTCTTTCTCCACGCGGATACGAAGCTCCCCGAGGGATGGTACGGCGCTATAAGAAACTGCATGGAGGATGAAGGGGTGGCGGGAGGAGGTTTCACACTCGCCATAGACGCTCCCGGTCCCGGGCTTCGCTTGGTCGAACGGGGGGCGAGACTTCGCTATAAGCTCTTCGGCCTCATATACGGAGACCAGGCCATATTCGTAAGGCGCGAGCTCTTTTTAAAGGTCGGCGGTTTCAGGGGGTTGCCGCTCATGGAGGACGTGGACCTCGTGAGGCGGCTCGCCGCGGCCGGCAGGGTCGTTTGCCTGCCGGAGCGCATTACCACCTCGGCCAGGCGCTGGATAGAACCCGGGGTGGCCGTAAATACGTTTAAGAACTGGTCGTTTGTCGCGCTGTACTACCTCGGCGTTTCCCCCACGAGGCTCTACGGCTGGTACTACGGCCGGGACGCGGCACGGGCGGCGCGGCTGAAAAATTTCTAAATTTTTTAAACTTCTTAAACTGTTTAAACTTCTTAAACTGTTAGCACAGGAGGGAGAGAACGGCTTATGGGCTTTGAATCGACAGGTGAGATGTACGACTCTTTGAAGGGGGCGGTAAAGGAGGGCGGCGAGGTCATCGACGAGGCGGCGCTTCGCGGCGAGGCAATAGACGCCATGGTCCGCGGTGCCGTCTTCGGAGGGGAAGAGGTAAGCGGTGAGGCCCGCAGCCTCATAAAGGCCGCGGCGGGCTCGCTCGGTATATTCCCGGCGTCCATACAGGGCCTGTACGAGGCCATGGGCAGCGGTGAGGTCTCGGGCTTCACCGTACCCGCCATAAACATAAGGGGGCTTACCTACGACACGGCGAGGGCGGTCTTCAGGGCCGCTATGTCAAACGACTCGGGTGCCTTCATATTCGAGATAGCCAAGAGCGAGATAGGCTATACCGGACAGAGCCCCGCCGAGTACTCCGCCGCCATCCTGGCCGCCGCCGTAAAGGAGGGTTTCAGGGGGCCCGTTTTCATCCAGGGCGACCACTTCCAGATAAACGCGAAGAACTCCGCCGAGGACGGGGATAAGGAGGTCGGGGCGATAAAGGCGCTCGTAAAGGAGGCCATAGAGGCGGACTTCCTTAATATCGACATCGACGCCTCCACCGTTGTGGACCTCTCGAAACCCACGGTCAAAGACCAGCAGGAGCCTAACTTCACCATAACCGCGGCGCTTACCGCCTTCATAAGGGAGAACGAACCGGACGGCGTAACCGTCTCGGTAGGCGGGGAGATAGGCGAGGTCGGCGGGAAGAACTCCACCGAAGATGAGCTCCGGGCCTTCATGGACGGCTTCCTCGATACGCTCGACAAGAAGCTCAAGGGCATAAGCAAGATAAGCATACAGACCGGCACCTCGCACGGCGGGGTCGTCATGCCGGACGGCTCCATAGCAAAGGTAAGCGTGGACTTCGACATCATCGAGAAGCTCTCGAAGGTCTCAAGAGAGGCCTACGGGCTCGCGGGCGTGGTCCAGCACGGGGCCTCCACCCTCCCCGACGACGCCTTTCACCTGTTCGTCGAAAAGAGCGCGGCAGAGGTGCACCTGGCCACGGGCTTCCAGAACATGGTCTACGACAGCCCGGCCTTCCCCGTGGAGCTAAGGGACGAGGTCTACAACTACCTTAAGGACAACTTCCCCGACGAGATGAAGGAGGGCCAGACAGAGGAGCAGTTCATCTACAAGACGCGTAAAAAAGGTTTCGGACCCTTCAAGGAGAAGTTCTGGAACCTTGACGCCGCCCGGAAAGACATCATAAGCGGGGAGCTGGAGGAGAGGTTCGACCAGCTCTTCAAGAAGCTCAACTGCGGCAACACCGTCGGGCATGTGCGTAAGTGGGTCGGCTG
This window of the Thermodesulfobacteriota bacterium genome carries:
- a CDS encoding TIGR04283 family arsenosugar biosynthesis glycosyltransferase; this translates as MKISVVIPALNEAENVREAIASARAEGGEGGGGEVEVIVVDGGSSDETSALAEAAGVRVVRSSAGRGVQMDAGAEAASGDLLLFLHADTKLPEGWYGAIRNCMEDEGVAGGGFTLAIDAPGPGLRLVERGARLRYKLFGLIYGDQAIFVRRELFLKVGGFRGLPLMEDVDLVRRLAAAGRVVCLPERITTSARRWIEPGVAVNTFKNWSFVALYYLGVSPTRLYGWYYGRDAARAARLKNF
- a CDS encoding class II fructose-bisphosphate aldolase; this encodes MGFESTGEMYDSLKGAVKEGGEVIDEAALRGEAIDAMVRGAVFGGEEVSGEARSLIKAAAGSLGIFPASIQGLYEAMGSGEVSGFTVPAINIRGLTYDTARAVFRAAMSNDSGAFIFEIAKSEIGYTGQSPAEYSAAILAAAVKEGFRGPVFIQGDHFQINAKNSAEDGDKEVGAIKALVKEAIEADFLNIDIDASTVVDLSKPTVKDQQEPNFTITAALTAFIRENEPDGVTVSVGGEIGEVGGKNSTEDELRAFMDGFLDTLDKKLKGISKISIQTGTSHGGVVMPDGSIAKVSVDFDIIEKLSKVSREAYGLAGVVQHGASTLPDDAFHLFVEKSAAEVHLATGFQNMVYDSPAFPVELRDEVYNYLKDNFPDEMKEGQTEEQFIYKTRKKGFGPFKEKFWNLDAARKDIISGELEERFDQLFKKLNCGNTVGHVRKWVG